A stretch of Dehalococcoidia bacterium DNA encodes these proteins:
- the purL gene encoding phosphoribosylformylglycinamidine synthase subunit PurL, with product MPASKEQLEEIALSRKEYNLIVSKLEREPTEVELGMFGSLWSEHCGYKHSKALLKRFPTSGRYVLIKPGEENAGVIDIGDGQVIGFKIESHNHPSYIEPYQGAATGVGGIVRDIFTMGLRPIALANSLRFGPMSDPHNRYLMSGVVGGIAGYGNCLGIADVCGEIYFDQCYSGNPLVNALCLGIGRREDLTRARASGAGNLVMLVGADTGRDGLHGASGLASRTFEEQRELRSAVQVGNPFMEKLLIEACLELTRTGWIVGLQDCGAAGLTSAAIEAADKGDSGLDIDVARVPRREKGMTPYEVMLSESQERMVVIVKKGCEDKVSDLFDRWGLHSDIIGKVTDDGMATIRDGGKIVAHAPVKYLNNPPVYRFRPKRPSWLDDLQELDLKKIKDITPADTGKILLRLLASPNICSKRQVFRQYDHQVGNNSVVLPGDGDAAVLRIQETIKAYTLVTDGNGRYCYVNPLVGGVIAVAEAARNTACMGARPMAITNCLNFGNPERNDVMYQMHRCIEGMSQACRKLKTPVVSGNVSLYNETRGVAIFPTPVVGMVGLIKDVKRHCTAGFKSEGDAVFLLGDFGNDRALGSSEYLELIHGVVRGTQTIDLRAEKNLHDLLIKAIDRGLLRSAHDCSDGGLAVTLAESCIIGGTGFKGDLPAYGRMDTMIFGEAQSRAVVSVSPGKVRRLEEMAFKHRVPATRLGTVGGGRFVLRGLTDLPVNDLVKAWSGGI from the coding sequence TTGCCGGCATCTAAAGAGCAGTTGGAAGAGATTGCGCTCAGCCGCAAGGAATATAACCTGATTGTAAGCAAGCTGGAGCGCGAGCCGACTGAGGTCGAGCTCGGCATGTTCGGCTCACTCTGGAGCGAGCATTGCGGCTACAAACATTCCAAGGCCCTGCTGAAACGTTTCCCCACATCCGGCAGATACGTCCTTATCAAGCCGGGGGAGGAGAACGCCGGAGTTATCGATATCGGCGACGGCCAGGTCATAGGATTCAAGATCGAGTCTCACAATCACCCGTCCTATATCGAGCCTTACCAGGGCGCCGCCACCGGCGTGGGAGGCATCGTGCGCGACATCTTCACCATGGGGCTGCGGCCCATTGCCCTGGCCAACTCCCTGCGCTTCGGCCCCATGTCCGATCCGCATAACCGGTACCTGATGAGCGGTGTGGTGGGAGGTATCGCGGGTTACGGCAATTGCCTGGGCATCGCCGATGTGTGCGGCGAGATATATTTCGATCAGTGCTACAGCGGCAACCCGCTGGTCAACGCCCTCTGCCTGGGTATCGGACGCCGGGAAGACCTGACCAGGGCGCGCGCCTCGGGAGCGGGAAATCTCGTCATGCTGGTGGGCGCCGATACAGGCCGCGACGGACTGCACGGGGCGTCGGGACTGGCCTCACGGACTTTCGAGGAGCAGCGCGAGCTCCGCTCCGCCGTGCAGGTGGGCAATCCCTTCATGGAAAAGCTTCTTATCGAGGCCTGCCTGGAGTTAACACGCACCGGATGGATCGTCGGTCTGCAGGACTGCGGCGCCGCAGGATTGACCAGCGCTGCCATTGAAGCAGCCGACAAGGGAGATTCAGGCCTGGATATCGATGTGGCAAGGGTACCCAGACGGGAAAAGGGGATGACGCCCTACGAAGTCATGCTGTCGGAATCGCAGGAACGCATGGTCGTCATCGTGAAGAAAGGGTGCGAGGACAAGGTCAGCGACCTTTTTGATCGCTGGGGCCTGCACTCGGATATTATAGGTAAAGTAACGGACGACGGCATGGCCACTATCCGCGATGGTGGAAAGATTGTCGCGCACGCGCCCGTAAAATATCTCAACAATCCGCCTGTATATCGTTTCCGTCCCAAACGTCCCTCCTGGCTGGACGACCTCCAGGAGCTCGATCTCAAGAAAATCAAAGATATAACACCCGCAGACACCGGCAAAATTCTCCTTCGCCTGCTGGCTTCACCCAATATCTGCAGCAAGCGACAGGTATTCCGCCAGTACGACCACCAGGTGGGCAACAACTCGGTGGTTTTACCGGGTGACGGCGACGCGGCTGTCCTGCGCATACAGGAAACAATAAAAGCATATACCCTGGTGACCGACGGCAACGGCCGCTATTGTTATGTAAATCCGTTGGTCGGCGGAGTCATAGCTGTAGCTGAAGCCGCGCGCAATACCGCCTGCATGGGCGCCCGGCCCATGGCCATCACCAACTGCCTCAACTTTGGTAATCCTGAAAGAAATGACGTGATGTACCAGATGCACCGCTGCATCGAGGGCATGTCGCAAGCCTGCCGCAAGCTCAAAACACCGGTGGTCAGCGGCAACGTCAGCCTGTACAACGAAACCCGGGGTGTGGCTATCTTCCCCACGCCGGTGGTGGGCATGGTAGGTCTGATTAAAGACGTTAAACGCCACTGTACAGCCGGGTTCAAAAGCGAAGGAGACGCGGTCTTTTTACTGGGAGATTTCGGGAATGACCGGGCCCTGGGCAGTAGTGAATACCTTGAATTGATCCACGGTGTAGTCAGGGGTACACAGACTATTGATCTGCGCGCAGAGAAAAACCTTCATGACCTTCTCATCAAGGCTATCGACCGTGGATTGCTCAGGTCGGCTCACGACTGTTCCGACGGAGGGCTGGCTGTGACGCTGGCTGAAAGTTGTATAATTGGCGGCACAGGATTTAAGGGAGATCTGCCGGCGTATGGGCGCATGGACACAATGATCTTCGGCGAAGCGCAGTCACGCGCTGTCGTCTCCGTCAGCCCGGGAAAGGTGCGCAGACTGGAGGAGATGGCATTCAAACACAGGGTGCCGGCGACAAGGCTGGGAACCGTTGGCGGCGGCCGCTTTGTACTCAGAGGGTTGACCGACCTGCCGGTCAATGACCTTGTAAAAGCATGGAGCGGCGGCATCTGA
- the purQ gene encoding phosphoribosylformylglycinamidine synthase subunit PurQ, whose amino-acid sequence MKFGIVVFPGTWSDRDCYYSVHNICGQDAAYIWHKETDLAGCDCIILPGGFSYGDYLRTGAIARFSPVMEAVADFSKKGRPVIGICNGFQVLCEANLLPGVLRQNEHLQYRCQWTYLKTENSSTPFTNKCKKGQVLKIPISHYEGRYYAGDDVIKELEDGGLVAFRYGTPGGEITAEANPNGALNNIAGIINKKGNVLGMMPHPERSCEDILGSTDGNIIWESIIAGI is encoded by the coding sequence ATGAAATTCGGCATCGTTGTCTTCCCCGGCACCTGGAGCGACCGCGACTGCTATTACTCGGTGCACAATATCTGCGGACAGGATGCTGCTTACATCTGGCATAAAGAGACCGACCTCGCCGGCTGCGACTGCATCATACTTCCCGGCGGATTTTCCTACGGTGACTACCTGCGCACCGGCGCCATCGCCCGTTTTTCACCTGTCATGGAGGCCGTTGCCGATTTTTCCAAAAAAGGTCGCCCCGTTATAGGCATCTGTAACGGATTCCAGGTGCTCTGCGAGGCCAACCTTCTGCCAGGGGTGCTGCGGCAGAACGAGCATCTGCAGTATCGCTGCCAGTGGACATACCTGAAAACCGAAAATAGCTCGACACCCTTCACCAATAAATGTAAAAAAGGTCAGGTGCTTAAAATACCCATATCGCATTACGAGGGCCGCTACTACGCCGGCGATGACGTTATCAAGGAGCTGGAGGACGGCGGACTCGTGGCCTTCCGCTACGGCACACCGGGCGGGGAGATAACCGCGGAAGCCAATCCAAACGGAGCGCTCAACAATATTGCAGGCATTATCAATAAAAAGGGCAACGTGCTCGGCATGATGCCCCATCCTGAGCGATCCTGCGAGGACATACTGGGCAGCACCGATGGAAATATCATCTGGGAGTCCATAATTGCCGGCATCTAA
- a CDS encoding DUF1015 domain-containing protein has product MAEISEFRGVRYNPATVQYMQNIICPPYDVISAQEQKALYEKNKYNMVRLEFGLEQEGDNERSNRYTRARDEFNRWLKDNVLIQDQVPNYYVHEHSFEIGEAKKKRLELYACVRLEPWENKIVVPHEFTMAKAKADRLDLMKACSADFSPIFGLYEDPGGKINQLIVNRVKATPTYNFQTGTDYHRFWAVNEPEFVQRVSHFLIPKPIYIADGHHRYETALEYREYRRELDPGGSGNEAYNYVMMALVSFSDPGIVILPIHRLVRAIQKETIDKFKKGLSDYFEVREASAGNVSLAAAAGSIRIYGLEPGQVLGLTLLPGIKVNDFLKQRRSEEYGRLDVSAVQHIICEKLLGLPPGDSDNLAYTPSGESACRMVDSGQFQFTILLDPIPAKTIKAVADSNDRMPRKSTFFYPKLPSGLVIFRTDGEI; this is encoded by the coding sequence TTGGCTGAAATATCTGAATTCAGGGGCGTGCGCTACAACCCTGCCACGGTGCAATATATGCAAAATATCATCTGCCCGCCCTACGATGTTATATCTGCCCAGGAGCAAAAGGCCCTTTATGAAAAAAATAAATATAACATGGTGCGCCTGGAGTTCGGCCTTGAACAGGAGGGCGACAACGAGAGAAGTAACAGGTACACCCGCGCCCGCGATGAGTTCAACCGCTGGTTGAAAGATAATGTGCTCATACAGGACCAGGTGCCTAATTATTATGTCCATGAGCACAGCTTCGAAATAGGCGAAGCGAAAAAAAAGAGGCTGGAGCTGTACGCCTGCGTGCGCCTGGAGCCCTGGGAGAATAAAATAGTCGTCCCACATGAATTCACCATGGCCAAAGCCAAGGCTGACCGGCTGGACCTGATGAAGGCCTGCTCGGCAGACTTCAGCCCCATCTTCGGGCTTTACGAAGACCCGGGCGGCAAGATCAACCAGTTGATCGTTAACCGTGTCAAAGCCACTCCCACCTATAATTTTCAAACAGGGACGGATTATCACCGTTTCTGGGCGGTCAACGAGCCGGAGTTTGTGCAGAGGGTCAGCCATTTTCTAATTCCAAAACCTATTTATATCGCCGACGGCCACCACCGTTATGAGACAGCGCTGGAATACCGTGAGTACCGCCGCGAGCTTGATCCCGGCGGCAGCGGCAACGAGGCCTACAACTACGTCATGATGGCGCTGGTCTCCTTCTCCGACCCCGGTATCGTCATACTGCCCATCCACAGGCTTGTACGCGCTATCCAGAAGGAAACCATCGATAAATTTAAAAAAGGCCTGTCCGATTACTTCGAGGTCAGGGAAGCTTCCGCAGGAAATGTGTCGCTTGCCGCGGCCGCGGGCAGTATCCGCATATACGGATTGGAGCCCGGACAGGTGCTCGGCCTGACCCTGCTGCCCGGAATAAAGGTCAACGATTTTCTCAAACAGAGGCGCTCTGAGGAGTACGGCAGGCTGGACGTCAGCGCAGTGCAGCATATTATCTGTGAGAAATTACTGGGATTGCCGCCGGGCGATTCCGACAATCTGGCCTATACGCCCAGCGGTGAATCCGCCTGCCGCATGGTCGACAGCGGCCAGTTCCAGTTTACGATTCTGCTCGATCCCATCCCCGCAAAGACAATCAAGGCGGTAGCCGATTCTAACGACCGCATGCCGCGCAAGTCAACTTTCTTCTATCCCAAGCTGCCCTCCGGGCTGGTCATCTTCCGCACCGACGGGGAGATCTAA
- the rpsU gene encoding 30S ribosomal protein S21, with the protein MLVPEVRLGEGESFESLLRRFTRKVQQEGIISEVRRRGFFEKPSIKRKRKEATKRRKSNKTS; encoded by the coding sequence ATGCTTGTGCCCGAAGTCAGATTAGGAGAAGGGGAAAGTTTCGAGAGCCTATTGAGGCGTTTCACCCGTAAAGTACAACAGGAAGGAATAATCAGCGAGGTACGCCGCAGGGGCTTCTTCGAGAAACCCAGCATCAAGCGCAAGCGCAAAGAGGCAACCAAGCGCCGCAAAAGCAATAAAACTTCGTAA
- a CDS encoding GatB/YqeY domain-containing protein — protein MSLQEKLNTDLKTAMRARDELRMLVLRSLLSSMNYAEIAKQKKLDDGGVIEVIGREIKQRKESIEAYEKGNRADLAAKEKAEMAILQEYMPAQMGRDEIISIVRAVLAEVGAKGPGDKGKVMQKLMPQVKGKADGGEVNSIVTDLLGKL, from the coding sequence ATGTCTTTACAGGAAAAGCTCAACACAGATCTTAAGACCGCCATGCGTGCCCGTGACGAGCTGCGCATGCTGGTGTTGCGTTCCCTGCTGTCATCGATGAACTACGCCGAGATAGCCAAGCAGAAAAAGCTGGACGACGGTGGTGTCATCGAGGTCATCGGTAGGGAGATCAAGCAGCGCAAAGAAAGCATCGAAGCTTACGAGAAGGGCAACCGCGCTGACCTGGCGGCAAAGGAGAAGGCTGAAATGGCCATTCTCCAGGAATATATGCCCGCCCAGATGGGGCGTGACGAGATTATCTCAATCGTCCGGGCCGTTTTAGCCGAAGTGGGGGCCAAAGGCCCCGGCGACAAAGGCAAGGTCATGCAGAAGCTCATGCCGCAGGTCAAAGGCAAGGCAGACGGAGGCGAGGTCAACAGCATCGTCACCGACCTGCTGGGCAAACTCTGA
- a CDS encoding Vms1/Ankzf1 family peptidyl-tRNA hydrolase, producing the protein MAVIERFDLSRSQALRWLRDMSEQDIVFSVYIRPAASKAEVEKVLQQALDRGEMLDTLVEKAAGSTTGAAVFYAMGKGWVVRPPFPLAGDGLRRGCDPGPLRSTLEKDRKLALILVRLGRYAVGVFEGDKLLAGKAGTGLVHARHHKGGSSANRFARHREKQMEYFFTRIEEHTREILGPHLGDVEYVIYGGARDTLARMWKQCAFFELLRPRTLNRLIDVREPRRTAFDDALRLAYGSVIYEVIE; encoded by the coding sequence ATGGCTGTAATCGAGCGCTTCGATCTGAGCCGATCACAGGCCCTGCGCTGGCTACGGGACATGTCGGAGCAGGACATCGTTTTTTCGGTATACATAAGACCGGCTGCCTCAAAGGCCGAGGTTGAAAAGGTGTTACAGCAGGCGCTGGATCGTGGCGAGATGCTGGACACACTGGTGGAGAAAGCGGCCGGGTCGACCACCGGCGCCGCTGTTTTTTATGCCATGGGCAAAGGCTGGGTTGTGCGGCCGCCCTTCCCGCTGGCCGGGGACGGCCTGCGCCGCGGCTGCGATCCCGGCCCGTTGAGGTCGACCCTGGAAAAGGACCGGAAGCTGGCATTGATACTGGTGAGGCTGGGGCGTTACGCAGTCGGTGTTTTTGAGGGCGATAAGCTGCTGGCCGGCAAGGCCGGCACAGGATTGGTGCATGCCAGACATCATAAAGGCGGATCGTCAGCCAACCGTTTCGCCAGGCACCGGGAGAAACAGATGGAGTATTTCTTTACCCGCATCGAAGAGCACACACGGGAGATACTCGGCCCGCACCTTGGCGACGTCGAATATGTGATATACGGCGGCGCCCGCGACACCCTGGCCAGGATGTGGAAGCAATGCGCTTTTTTCGAATTGCTGCGGCCCAGGACGCTGAACAGGTTGATTGATGTGCGCGAGCCCCGGCGTACGGCCTTCGATGATGCACTGAGGCTGGCCTACGGGAGCGTTATCTACGAGGTCATCGAGTAA
- a CDS encoding endonuclease MutS2 produces MDINSLHMLEFPLVLKRLADHTSFAAGRDLALTLQPTSDAGHIQLLLRQSAEARRLLSVRPDFHIGEAHDVREDAARAGKGAALDPLALLRIQRTLAACRIARSGLQKMSSDLPALWGMAQDITTLPQLEGDIGKCLSPTGEVLDSASAHLADVRWRLKDTRRQLQDRLSVIVKSKRGQEMLQEQLVTERNGRYVLPVRVEAKRELKGIVHDVSNTGATVFIEPMETIESGNELRQLEVEERQEIERILTALSVSVGDACGDIELNIGILARLDLALAKALYAEKTRAIEPEIVSGTEERFLRMVNARHPLLRGEAVPLSVELGRDFSVLIISGPNAGGKTVALKTIGLLVLMAQAGLPIPCADGTRMPIYDEVYADIGDEQSIEQTLSTFSAHISNVARIVKKSTPAGMVLLDELGISTDPGEGAALAQATLTHFVDKGTAVVVTTHYSELKAFAHLNKGLRNASLDFDPVTLMPTYRLSVGIPGGSNALNIAARFGLPDEIVDQARSIMSKGSQEVEAMMVDLAAERKRLAEAQQSIDRENARAAGLSADLEAEISRIRSKEREMVREIQDNLNTEIAGLYREIREAETELRKQRKKESLERARKALENITKQAEQRSAQLDRRLAAISDDESGVEKIAVGDSIRLKNMNTQATVVSVDEGQDRLEALVGDIKLTLRLDGVEKIDAPESDGPGGRTEARPRTTRTAAPELDLRGQRAEMVESALDSYLNDAFMSQLPEVRIIHGYGTGAVRGAVREALATHALVKSFRPGSRGQGGDGVTMVELT; encoded by the coding sequence ATGGATATCAATAGCCTCCATATGCTGGAGTTCCCGCTTGTACTGAAAAGGCTGGCCGATCACACATCATTTGCGGCCGGCCGCGACCTGGCGCTGACACTCCAACCAACCTCCGATGCCGGTCATATTCAGCTTCTGCTCAGACAGTCCGCCGAAGCCAGGCGGCTGCTGTCGGTCAGGCCGGATTTCCACATCGGGGAGGCCCACGATGTGAGGGAGGACGCAGCCCGCGCCGGTAAAGGCGCTGCGCTCGATCCTCTGGCTTTGCTCAGGATACAGAGGACGCTGGCTGCCTGTCGCATCGCCCGCAGCGGCCTGCAAAAAATGTCGTCCGACCTGCCGGCCTTATGGGGCATGGCGCAGGATATCACAACGCTGCCGCAGCTGGAAGGCGATATAGGCAAATGCCTTTCGCCCACCGGAGAGGTGCTGGACTCGGCCTCGGCCCATCTGGCGGATGTCAGGTGGCGACTCAAGGATACGCGCAGGCAGCTGCAGGACCGGCTATCGGTAATAGTCAAGTCGAAAAGGGGCCAGGAGATGCTGCAGGAGCAGCTTGTGACCGAGCGCAACGGCCGCTACGTTCTTCCCGTTAGAGTCGAGGCAAAGAGGGAACTGAAGGGCATAGTGCACGATGTTTCAAATACCGGCGCAACGGTCTTCATCGAGCCTATGGAGACCATCGAGTCCGGCAACGAGCTCCGGCAGCTCGAGGTGGAGGAGCGGCAGGAGATCGAGCGAATATTAACGGCCCTCAGTGTTTCCGTGGGGGATGCATGCGGCGATATAGAACTTAATATCGGTATTCTGGCGCGCCTTGACCTGGCTCTGGCCAAAGCCCTGTACGCGGAAAAAACCCGGGCCATCGAGCCGGAGATCGTCAGCGGTACTGAGGAACGGTTCCTGAGGATGGTCAATGCCCGTCATCCGCTGCTCAGGGGCGAGGCTGTGCCGCTCAGTGTAGAGCTGGGCAGGGATTTCTCCGTGTTGATCATCAGCGGCCCTAACGCCGGGGGCAAGACGGTTGCGCTTAAAACCATCGGGCTGCTGGTGCTGATGGCGCAGGCGGGCCTGCCCATACCCTGTGCGGACGGAACGCGGATGCCGATCTACGACGAGGTTTACGCCGACATCGGTGACGAGCAGAGTATCGAGCAGACACTCTCAACCTTCAGCGCTCATATCAGCAATGTCGCGCGCATCGTAAAAAAATCTACGCCTGCCGGCATGGTGCTGCTGGACGAACTGGGCATCAGCACCGACCCGGGTGAAGGCGCCGCCCTGGCCCAGGCGACACTTACACATTTCGTCGACAAGGGCACGGCTGTAGTGGTGACCACCCATTACTCGGAGCTCAAAGCTTTCGCCCATCTCAACAAGGGACTGCGCAACGCCTCACTCGATTTCGATCCGGTTACCCTGATGCCGACATACCGTCTGAGCGTGGGCATACCGGGCGGCAGCAATGCGCTTAATATTGCCGCCCGCTTCGGCCTACCGGATGAGATAGTCGATCAGGCCCGCAGCATCATGTCAAAGGGCTCGCAGGAGGTTGAGGCCATGATGGTTGACCTGGCGGCCGAGCGAAAGAGGCTGGCAGAGGCCCAGCAGTCCATCGACCGGGAAAATGCCCGCGCTGCCGGGCTTTCCGCCGATCTGGAGGCTGAGATATCACGTATCCGGAGCAAAGAGCGGGAGATGGTTCGCGAGATACAGGACAACCTTAATACCGAGATCGCCGGCCTGTATCGTGAGATACGTGAGGCCGAGACCGAACTGAGGAAACAGAGGAAAAAAGAGAGTCTGGAGCGCGCGCGCAAGGCCCTGGAAAATATCACAAAACAGGCAGAGCAGCGTTCAGCGCAGCTGGACCGGAGGCTGGCTGCCATCAGCGATGACGAATCAGGTGTTGAAAAGATCGCGGTAGGAGACAGCATCCGTCTGAAAAATATGAATACACAGGCCACCGTGGTCTCGGTGGATGAGGGGCAGGACAGGTTGGAGGCGCTGGTGGGAGATATAAAACTGACGCTGCGTCTGGACGGCGTGGAAAAGATCGATGCGCCGGAGTCGGACGGCCCCGGAGGTAGGACGGAGGCCAGGCCAAGGACGACCCGCACGGCCGCGCCCGAGTTGGATCTGAGGGGGCAGAGGGCCGAAATGGTTGAATCCGCACTGGATTCCTATCTCAACGATGCATTCATGTCGCAGTTGCCTGAAGTGCGCATTATTCACGGATATGGAACGGGCGCTGTAAGAGGCGCAGTACGGGAGGCGCTGGCCACACACGCGCTGGTTAAATCGTTCAGGCCGGGTAGCCGTGGTCAGGGGGGAGATGGCGTAACCATGGTCGAATTAACGTAG